The following proteins come from a genomic window of Pirellulaceae bacterium:
- a CDS encoding PEP-CTERM sorting domain-containing protein, producing the protein MKLRHSLLFLFCLSLTLTSSASADGLVGYWDFDDNTADQSGNGNEGEILGGVSFDADIPTSLPAGGKSAAFDGAAGTLVNVTQNSNLPLTTQSAFTISMWVKGEGTANSDDRVFSEGMTTNNNPLFNLGTKNNSSDAKFDFFFRNGGSPGHQFSNGDLFDDTWRHMAWVDTDHVGTLYIDGVEDQSFDYASFVNDGFAPDTTTLGGILRGSDCCNFLGNIDDAAIYDFALSDGQVASLAAGASPLSIPEPSSLTIVFIGLAGLLRFRKRS; encoded by the coding sequence ATGAAGTTGCGGCACTCTCTTCTTTTCTTGTTTTGTCTTAGTCTGACCCTGACTTCGTCGGCCAGCGCGGATGGATTGGTGGGTTACTGGGATTTTGACGACAACACAGCCGATCAATCAGGAAACGGTAACGAGGGAGAAATCCTCGGTGGCGTATCCTTTGATGCGGACATTCCAACTAGCTTGCCCGCCGGTGGTAAGTCCGCCGCTTTTGATGGCGCTGCCGGAACCTTGGTGAACGTAACACAGAATTCAAACTTGCCTCTTACCACTCAATCGGCTTTCACGATTTCCATGTGGGTGAAAGGCGAGGGAACAGCGAATTCGGACGACCGAGTCTTTTCTGAAGGCATGACGACGAATAACAATCCGCTGTTCAACTTGGGCACAAAGAATAACAGTTCCGATGCAAAGTTTGATTTCTTCTTCCGAAATGGTGGAAGTCCTGGTCATCAGTTCTCGAATGGCGATCTGTTTGATGATACTTGGCGTCACATGGCGTGGGTCGACACGGATCATGTTGGAACTCTTTACATCGATGGCGTTGAAGACCAGAGTTTCGATTACGCTTCGTTCGTCAATGATGGTTTCGCACCGGACACTACGACCCTTGGTGGTATTCTCCGTGGAAGTGATTGCTGTAACTTCTTGGGTAACATCGATGATGCTGCGATCTATGATTTCGCCTTAAGCGACGGTCAAGTTGCGAGCTTGGCCGCAGGCGCATCGCCGCTGTCGATTCCGGAACCGTCGTCGTTGACGATCGTTTTCATCGGCTTGGCTGGTTTGCTGCGTTTCCGCAAGCGAAGCTAG